In the Diachasmimorpha longicaudata isolate KC_UGA_2023 chromosome 1, iyDiaLong2, whole genome shotgun sequence genome, one interval contains:
- the LOC135165956 gene encoding sphingosine-1-phosphate lyase, translated as MDTVKGFVNETFKDKEPWKIVAITTGSVLSAVWLWNFLDQDESVVERGKKKIFQLLRRLPLVRDKIKNELDGMKCTFERESLKRVKDIDFVTKLPLNGLTHEEILDAVKRLIKLGEFDWQHGRVSGAVYRHDEKLIKLMSDVYGIASYTNPLHPDIFPGVCKMEAEVVRISCRLFHGDEASCGTMTTGGTESILLACKAYRDYAKAVKGITRPEMVVPSTAHSAFDKAAQYLKIRVRTVPINPNSFTVKINDMERAINKNTIMLVGSTPNFPYGTFDNIEAISELGVKYNIPVHVDACLGGFLLCFMPDAGFSVPTFDFKLPGVTSISADTHKYGYSPKGSSVILYRNTEYRHYQFTITTDWPGGIYGSPTVNGSRTGGIIAACWASLMSFGYNGYLESTKKIIETTRYIENELRKIDGIFILGTPATSVIALGSHQFHIYRLSEALITKGWNLNVLQFPSAIHLCVTHVHTQSGIADEFLQDVRDILIEIKKHPEDPVEGMFAMYGMSQTIADRAVVEDLTRCFIDSMYFTPLKEIEEEMN; from the exons ATGGATACGGTGAAAGGATTTGTCAACGAGACATTCAAAGATAAGGAGCCCTGGAAGATTGTTGCAATAACAACGGGCTCAGTCTTGAGTGCGGTCTGGCTATGGAACTTTTTGGATCAAGACGAGAGTGTCGTAgagcgaggaaaaaaaaagatatttcAATTACTCAGACGGCTTCCGCTAGTtcgtgataaaataaaaaacgaatTGGATGGGATGAAGTGCACATTTGAGAGGGAGTCCTTGAAGAGAGTGAAGGATATTGACTTTGTCACCAAACTGCCACTCAATGGTTTAACTCACGAAGAAATCCTTGACGCAGTTAAGAGGCTCATCAAACTGG GTGAATTTGACTGGCAACATGGTAGAGTGTCAGGCGCTGTTTACAGACACGACGAAAAacttattaaattaatgtctGATGTTTATGGAATTGCTTCTTACACGAATCCGCTACACCCAGACATATTTCCCGGTGTTTGTAAGATGGAGGCCGAAGTTGTAAGAATTTCATGTCGACTATTTCATGGAGATGAAGCATCTTGTGGAACT ATGACAACTGGAGGGACAGAATCTATTCTATTAGCTTGTAAGGCTTACAGGGATTATGCAAAAGCAGTTAAGGGAATCACAAGGCCAGAAATGGTAGTTCCATCAACTGCTCACTCTGCTTTTGACAAAGCCgctcaatatttaaaaatcagaGTGCGAACAGTGCCGATAAATCCGAACAGCTTCACTGTCAAGATCAATGACATGGAGAGGGCTATAAATAAGAATACAATTATG ctTGTTGGATCGACGCCGAATTTTCCTTATGGTACTTTTGACAATATTGAGGCGATCTCAGAGCTCGGCGTCAAGTATAATATTCCAGTGCATGTTGATGCATGCCTGGGTGGATTCCTGCTCTGTTTTATGCCTGATGCTGGCTTCAGTGTACCAACGTTTGACTTCAAGTTGCCAGGAGTGACTAGTATCTCGGCCGACACTCATAAG TATGGATATTCACCGAAAGGCTCATCAGTAATCCTCTACAGAAATACAGAATACAGGCACTATCAATTCACTATAACAACAGACTGGCCAGGCGGTATTTACGGTTCACCAACTGTCAATGGTTCACGTACTGGTGGAATAATTGCTGCCTGTTGGGCCTCACTCATGAGCTTTGGATACAACGGCTACTTGGAGTcaacgaagaaaattattgaaactaCGCGATACATAGAAAACGA actGAGGAAAATTGATGGTATCTTCATCCTTGGTACTCCAGCTACCTCTGTTATCGCCCTTGGTTCCCATCAATTCCACATTTATCGACTATCTGAGGCCCTTATTACCAAGGGATGGAATCTCAATGTCCTTcagttccccagtgccattcaccTTTGCGTTACTCATGTTCACACTCAGTCCGGTATTGCGGATGAATTTTTGCAGGATGTCAGAGATATTCTCATAGAGATTAAGAAGCATCCTGAAGATCCCGTCGAAGGAATG TTCGCGATGTATGGCATGAGTCAGACCATCGCCGATCGGGCTGTGGTGGAGGATT